In one Benincasa hispida cultivar B227 unplaced genomic scaffold, ASM972705v1 Contig446, whole genome shotgun sequence genomic region, the following are encoded:
- the LOC120069503 gene encoding uncharacterized protein LOC120069503, with amino-acid sequence MKEMVRLHGVPVFIVSDRDLRFMFNFWKSLQVALRTRLDFSTAFHPKTDGYQSTIGMSPFEALYGKSCRSPVCLDESRQKSYADVRRKNLKFETIVKLFLKGAPMKGILRFGRKGKLSMRFIGPFEVLEGVGPIAYRLALPLALPSVHNVLHVWMLMKYVTDLSHVVDFEPLQLNDNLSYEEKLVEILAREVKTLRRKDIAFVKVLWQNHQFKEATWELKDEMRAQYLELFQE; translated from the exons ATGAAGGAGATGGTGAGATTGCATGGAGTGCCTGTGTTCATCGTGTCAGACAGAGACCTTCGTTTCATGTTTAACTTCTGGAAGAGTCTTCAGGTAGCTTTGAGGACTCGGTTGGATTTCAGTACAGCTTTTCACCCAAAGACTGATGG cTACCAGTCCACTATTGGGATGTCACCATTTGAGGCCCTTTATGGGAAGAGTTGTAGGTCTCCTGTGTGTTTGGATGAG agcagacagaagagctatgccGATGTGAGACGTAAGAACTTGAAATTTGAGACTATTGTTAAACTGTTCTTAAAAGGGGCACCCATGAAAGGTATTCTAAGGTTTGGCAGGAAAGGGAAGTTGAGTAtgagattcattggacctttcgaggtcttgGAAGGAGTTGGCCCCATAGCTTACCGTTTGGCATTACCCCTAGCACTgccttcagttcataatgtcttacATGTTTGGATGCTGATGAAGTATGTGACAGACTtgtcccatgtagttgactttgaGCCCTTGCAattgaatgacaacttgagctacgaggagaaACTTGTAGAGATTCTTGCCAGAGAGGTAAAGACATTACGCCGCAAGGATATAGCATTTGTGAAAGTCCTGTGGCAGAATCATCAGTTCAAGGAAGCCACTTGGGAGCTAAAGGATGAGATGAGGGCCCAATACCTAGAGCTATTCCAGGAGTAa